One window of Deltaproteobacteria bacterium genomic DNA carries:
- a CDS encoding efflux RND transporter periplasmic adaptor subunit: MAKRKTVRVVLLLLLAGAAAVAWVSFGEREKAPQRVLTLYGNVDIRQVNLAFYDTGRILRLLVEEGDRVEAGQLVAEMDPVRYSIDVRQLEGKLEAQFQEVTRLHNGTRPQEIEQAKAAVQANEATFKDAELTYHRIKGLVATDYAPQQELDDATAKMDTARARLKEAKEALELAVIGPREEDIKAAEAQLRATQAGLDMARQQLLDTRLYAPAPGIIRDRILEPGDMAFPQSPVFTLALTRPMWVRAYVPEPSLGKIVPGMQAHISTDSYPGKTYKGWIGFISPTAEFTPKNVETPDLRTRLVYEVRAYICDPQDELRLGMPATVSIPLDQPPSRAGGSDGGSCQDG; encoded by the coding sequence ATGGCAAAAAGAAAGACGGTCCGGGTGGTGCTCCTCCTCTTGCTGGCAGGGGCCGCGGCCGTAGCGTGGGTTTCGTTTGGGGAACGGGAAAAGGCCCCGCAGCGGGTGCTGACCCTTTACGGAAATGTGGACATCCGTCAGGTTAACCTGGCCTTTTACGATACCGGCCGCATCCTTCGTCTCCTGGTGGAGGAGGGGGATCGGGTCGAGGCGGGGCAACTGGTGGCCGAGATGGACCCGGTCCGCTATTCAATCGATGTGAGGCAATTGGAGGGGAAGCTGGAGGCCCAGTTTCAGGAGGTGACCCGCCTCCACAACGGCACCCGGCCTCAGGAGATCGAACAGGCCAAGGCTGCGGTTCAGGCCAACGAGGCCACCTTCAAGGACGCGGAGCTCACCTACCATCGGATCAAGGGGCTGGTGGCCACGGATTATGCGCCCCAGCAGGAGCTGGACGATGCCACGGCCAAGATGGATACGGCCCGGGCCCGCCTGAAAGAGGCGAAGGAGGCCCTTGAACTGGCGGTGATCGGGCCCCGGGAGGAGGACATCAAGGCGGCCGAGGCCCAGCTTCGGGCCACCCAGGCCGGCCTGGATATGGCCCGGCAGCAGCTTCTGGATACCCGGCTCTACGCCCCGGCCCCCGGGATTATTCGGGACCGCATCCTGGAACCCGGGGACATGGCCTTTCCCCAGAGTCCTGTTTTTACCCTGGCCCTTACCAGGCCCATGTGGGTCAGGGCATATGTGCCTGAGCCCAGCCTGGGCAAGATCGTCCCCGGAATGCAGGCCCACATCAGCACAGACAGCTATCCCGGGAAGACATACAAGGGGTGGATCGGATTCATATCCCCCACTGCGGAATTCACGCCCAAGAATGTGGAGACCCCGGACCTCCGCACCCGCCTGGTCTATGAGGTGAGGGCTTATATCTGCGATCCTCAGGACGAACTCCGGCTCGGCATGCCGGCCACGGTCTCCATCCCCCTGGATCAGCCTCCCTCCCGGGCGGGCGGTTCCGATGGGGGATCGTGTCAGGACGGATGA